The Thiohalophilus sp. genome has a window encoding:
- a CDS encoding vWA domain-containing protein has translation MLLLLSGAAPLWADAAPTTDLRVLIDISGSMKQTDPDNLRRPALKLLTGLMPEGTRAGVWTFGQYVNMAVPYGRVDADWKARARREADALHSRGLYTNIEAALEKAAFNWQSPDPAYDRHLLLLTDGKVDVSDKPRESAASRRRILEDLLPRLQRAGVKIHTLGLSDGVDRELLTTLSAASGGWYEEARDSEALQRLFLRLFEKAVTVQTLPLTNNRFVVDDMVEDITLLVFREDGDPSLSIVTPEQQSWRETDHPSSARWYGEQAYDLVTIEQPQSGEWQLQTREDPDNRVTVLTNLQLQVDPLPDHLLLQDPLKINAWLSDKGQRLNDQSFLELVDFSLHTDNPPDSGVSRYELNDTDTDGAYQRDMQQALVVGEHTLRVRASSPTFEREQVHHLRVYDAPLTIRLDEQPEGDYRLQINPVTALFQPDSIQVAVHNSADMPIELTREGNAWQAEVPASLRGESLSIEFQATRQDGRDFVSHVERLIGRAPASALASEGDDSPASTAGGPQSEPQTQTELDWRWVIGMVVVTNLLLILGGLAIYVYLRKLRRDVLASEEKELEL, from the coding sequence ATGCTTCTGCTCTTATCGGGCGCTGCGCCCCTGTGGGCGGACGCGGCGCCGACGACCGATCTGCGTGTCCTGATCGATATCTCCGGCAGTATGAAGCAGACCGATCCCGACAACCTGCGTCGTCCGGCATTGAAGCTGCTCACCGGTCTGATGCCGGAGGGAACCCGCGCGGGCGTCTGGACGTTCGGACAGTACGTGAACATGGCCGTACCCTACGGGCGGGTTGACGCCGACTGGAAAGCGCGCGCCCGGCGTGAAGCGGACGCGCTCCATTCCCGCGGTCTGTATACCAACATCGAGGCCGCGCTGGAGAAGGCGGCGTTCAACTGGCAATCGCCGGATCCGGCCTATGATCGGCACCTGTTATTACTCACCGACGGCAAGGTGGATGTCAGTGATAAGCCGCGCGAGAGCGCGGCTTCCCGTCGGCGAATCCTGGAGGACCTGTTGCCGCGCCTGCAACGCGCCGGGGTCAAAATCCATACGCTCGGGCTCTCCGACGGCGTGGATCGGGAACTGCTGACGACACTTTCGGCCGCCAGCGGCGGCTGGTATGAAGAGGCCCGCGACAGCGAGGCGCTGCAACGACTGTTTCTGCGGCTGTTTGAAAAGGCGGTCACGGTGCAGACCCTGCCCCTGACGAACAACCGCTTTGTCGTCGATGACATGGTCGAGGATATTACCTTGCTGGTGTTTCGTGAAGATGGCGACCCATCTCTGAGTATCGTCACTCCCGAACAGCAATCCTGGCGCGAAACAGATCATCCTTCGTCGGCACGCTGGTATGGCGAACAGGCCTATGATCTGGTGACCATCGAACAGCCGCAAAGCGGTGAGTGGCAGCTGCAGACCCGCGAGGATCCCGATAACCGGGTCACGGTGCTGACCAATCTGCAACTGCAGGTGGATCCGTTGCCGGATCATCTGTTGCTTCAGGATCCGCTGAAGATAAATGCCTGGCTCAGTGACAAAGGGCAACGGCTCAACGATCAATCCTTCCTTGAACTGGTCGACTTCAGCCTGCATACCGATAATCCGCCGGATTCCGGGGTGTCGCGCTATGAACTGAACGATACCGACACCGACGGGGCTTACCAGCGCGATATGCAACAGGCTCTGGTAGTCGGTGAGCATACTCTGCGGGTGCGAGCCAGCAGCCCGACCTTCGAACGCGAGCAGGTCCATCATCTGCGCGTGTATGACGCGCCGCTGACCATCCGACTGGACGAGCAACCTGAGGGAGATTACCGACTTCAGATTAACCCGGTGACGGCCCTGTTCCAGCCCGACTCAATCCAGGTGGCGGTGCATAACAGCGCCGATATGCCGATCGAACTGACCCGCGAGGGCAATGCCTGGCAGGCCGAGGTGCCGGCGAGCTTGCGTGGCGAGAGCCTGAGCATTGAATTTCAGGCGACCCGCCAGGATGGACGTGATTTTGTCAGTCATGTGGAACGCCTGATAGGCCGTGCGCCGGCCAGCGCCCTGGCCAGCGAAGGGGACGACAGCCCGGCCTCAACCGCCGGCGGTCCACAAAGTGAACCGCAGACGCAAACGGAACTGGACTGGCGCTGGGTGATTGGCATGGTGGTCGTGACCAATTTGTTACTCATCCTGGGTGGTCTGGCGATCTATGTTTATTTGCGCAAGTTACGCCGTGATGTTCTGGCCTCCGAAGAGAAGGAGTTGGAACTATGA
- the ccoS gene encoding cbb3-type cytochrome oxidase assembly protein CcoS codes for MEILYLLIPIAVIVLAVAIGALIWAVRSGQFEDLEGPAHRILMDDDDPRIPSRRREDTSEEDKDRST; via the coding sequence ATGGAGATCCTCTATCTGCTTATCCCCATCGCCGTGATCGTGCTGGCGGTGGCCATCGGGGCGCTGATCTGGGCGGTGCGCAGCGGGCAGTTCGAGGACCTGGAAGGCCCGGCCCACCGGATTTTGATGGATGATGACGATCCGCGGATTCCCAGTCGGCGCCGGGAAGACACCTCCGAAGAGGATAAGGACAGGTCGACTTGA
- the rpoH gene encoding RNA polymerase sigma factor RpoH has translation MSKGLELQLAVPTGNLESYIQATRSIPMLSAEEETSLARRWQEQQDLDAAQQLVLSHLRFVVHIARSYSGYGLPQADLIQEGNIGLMKAVKRFDPNVGVRLVSFAVYWIRAEIHEYILRNWRIVKVATTKAQRKLFFNLRSAKQRLGWFNQNEVESVAEDLGVSAKDVREMESRMSGQDVGFDQPDDDDDDRPNLSPVGFLEDMSHEPSQVVEDQQWEAHSKQQLLGALQKLDDRSRDIITRRWLSDNKSTLHDLADTYNISAERIRQLESNAMKKLRGALSA, from the coding sequence ATGAGTAAGGGTCTAGAACTGCAACTGGCCGTCCCGACCGGCAACCTGGAATCCTATATCCAGGCAACGCGCAGTATTCCGATGCTTTCGGCGGAGGAAGAGACCTCACTGGCCCGACGCTGGCAGGAACAGCAGGATCTGGATGCCGCGCAACAGCTGGTGCTCTCGCATCTGCGCTTTGTGGTCCACATTGCCCGCAGTTACAGCGGCTACGGCCTGCCCCAGGCGGATCTGATCCAGGAGGGCAACATCGGCCTGATGAAAGCGGTCAAACGCTTCGACCCCAACGTGGGGGTGCGCCTGGTTTCTTTTGCGGTCTACTGGATCCGCGCCGAGATTCACGAATACATCCTGCGCAACTGGCGCATCGTCAAGGTCGCCACCACCAAGGCGCAGCGTAAACTGTTCTTCAACCTGCGCAGCGCCAAGCAGCGTCTGGGCTGGTTCAACCAGAACGAGGTCGAATCGGTGGCCGAGGATCTGGGCGTCTCCGCCAAGGATGTGCGTGAAATGGAGTCGCGCATGAGCGGCCAGGACGTCGGCTTCGATCAGCCGGATGACGACGACGACGATCGACCCAACCTCTCACCGGTCGGCTTTCTGGAAGACATGAGCCATGAGCCGTCGCAGGTGGTGGAAGACCAGCAGTGGGAGGCGCACAGCAAACAACAGCTGCTGGGCGCCCTGCAGAAGCTGGACGATCGCAGCCGCGACATCATCACCCGGCGCTGGTTGAGCGACAACAAATCCACGCTGCATGATCTGGCCGATACCTACAACATCTCGGCCGAACGGATCCGTCAGCTGGAAAGCAACGCCATGAAGAAATTGCGCGGGGCGTTGTCCGCCTGA